A genomic region of Trifolium pratense cultivar HEN17-A07 linkage group LG3, ARS_RC_1.1, whole genome shotgun sequence contains the following coding sequences:
- the LOC123913443 gene encoding pentatricopeptide repeat-containing protein At4g02750, translating to MFGICNVRRVCTINVGRQSASTTSTRGSVTNTYTKPKVKDPDILKWNQAISTHMRNGHCDSALHVFNTMPRRSSVSYNAMISGYLRNSNFNLARELFDQMPERDLFSWNVMLTGYVRNRRLADARRLFDLMPHKDVVSWNSLLSGYAQNGYVDEAREVFDNMPHKNSISWNGLLAAYVHNGRFAEACKLFESKSDWELISWNCLMGGFVRKKMLCDARRLFDSMPARDAISWNTMISGYAQNGDLSQARSLFDESPTRDVFAWTAMVSGYVQNGMLDEARFFFDEMPQKNEVSYNAMIAGYVQSKKMDIARELFETMPCRNISSWNTMITGYSQNGDIAQARKLFNMMPQRDCVSWAAIIAGYAQSGHYEEALHMFVEIKRDGESLNRATFGCALSTCADIAALELGKQIHGQAVKTGYETGCFVGNALLAMYFKCGSIDEANDVFEGIEEKDVVSWNTMLAGYARHGFGRQALMIFDSMKTTGVKADEITMVGVLAACSHNGLLERGTEYFYSMSKDYGITPNSKHYTCMIDLLGRAGRLEEAQNLMRNMPFEPGAASWGALLGASRIHGNTELGEKAAEMVFKMEPQNSGMYVLLSNLYAASGRWVDADKMRAKMRDVGVQKVPGYSWVEVQNKIHTFSVGDCSHPDKERIYAFLEELDLKMREEGYFSSTKLVLHDVEEEEKEHMLKYHSEKLAVAFGILTIPAGRPIRVMKNLRVCEDCHSAIKHISKIVGRLIILRDSHRFHHFNDGSCSCGDYW from the exons ATGTTTGGTATATGCAATGTGCGGCGTGTGTGCACGATCAATGTTGGAAGACAGAGTGCAAGTACAACAAGTACTAGGGGAAGTGTAACCAACACCTACACCAAGCCCAAAGTGAAAGACCCCGACATCCTTAAATGGAACCAAGCCATTTCTACCCACATGCGCAATGGTCACTGCGACTCTGCTCTCCATGTCTTCAACACCATGCCTCGCCGAAGCTCCGTCTCCTACAATGCCATGATATCTGGCTACTTGAGGAATTCCAACTTCAACCTTGCAAGGGAACTGTTTGATCAAATGCCTGAAAGAGACTTGTTTTCCTGGAATGTAATGCTTACCGGCTATGTCAGGAACCGCAGGCTTGCCGATGCACGCAGATTGTTTGATTTAATGCCTCACAAGGATGTTGTTTCCTGGAATTCTTTGTTGTCTGGATATGCCCAGAATGGCTATGTTGATGAGGCAAGGGAGGTTTTTGATAATATGCCTCATAAGAATTCCATCTCTTGGAATGGCCTGCTTGCTGCCTATGTTCACAATGGCAGATTTGCAGAGGCTTGTAAGTTGTTTGAGTCCAAATCAGATTGGGAATTGATTTCCTGGAACTGTTTGATGGGTGGGTTTGTCAGGAAAAAGATGTTATGTGATGCTAGGCGCCTTTTTGACAGTATGCCTGCTAGGGATGCAATCTCCTGGAATACTATGATTTCAGGTTATGCCCAGAATGGAGATTTGTCGCAGGCTAGGAGCTTGTTTGATGAATCTCCAACACGGGACGTGTTCGCATGGACGGCTATGGTATCTGGATATGTGCAAAATGGAATGCTGGATGaagctagatttttttttgatgaaatgCCTCAGAAAAATGAAGTTTCATACAATGCAATGATTGCGGGTTATGTGCAATCCAAGAAAATGGACATTGCAAGGGAGTTGTTTGAGACCATGCCTTGTCGGAATATAAGTTCATGGAATACCATGATTACAGGCTACAGTCAGAATGGGGACATTGCTCAGGCTAGAAAATTGTTTAATATGATGCCGCAGCGTGACTGTGTATCTTGGGCGGCTATTATTGCTGGTTATGCTCAGAGCGGTCACTATGAGGAGGCTCTGCACATGTTTGTAGAGATAAAACGGGACGGAGAAAGTTTAAATAGGGCTACCTTTGGTTGTGCCTTGAGCACATGTGCTGATATTGCTGCATTGGAGTTGGGGAAACAAATTCATGGGCAGGCCGTGAAGACGGGATATGAGACTGGGTGTTTCGTGGGGAATGCGCTTCTTGCAATGTATTTTAAATGTGGAAGCATAGACGAAGCTAATGACGTCTTTGAAGGAATAGAGGAGAAAGATGTCGTCTCTTGGAACACGATGTTAGCTGGTTATGCAAGACATGGATTTGGCAGACAGGCTTTAATGATATTTGATTCAATGAAGACAACAGGTGTTAAGGCTGACGAGATTACCATG GTAGGTGTTCTTGCTGCTTGTAGTCATAATGGCTTGCTAGAAAGGGGAACTGAATACTTCTATTCAATGAGTAAAGATTATGGCATAACACCAAATTCAAAACATTATACTTGCATGATTGATCTTCTTGGCCGAGCGGGCCGCTTGGAAGAAGCACAAAACTTAATGCGAAACATGCCCTTTGAGCCAGGTGCTGCTTCATGGGGAGCTCTACTTGGTGCCAGCCGGATTCATGGCAATACTGAACTGGGCGAGAAGGCTGCTGAGATGGTTTTTAAGATGGAACCTCAGAACTCGGGAATGTATGTCCTCCTTTCAAATCTATATGCAGCTTCGGGAAGATGGGTTGATGCTGATAAGATGCGGGCGAAAATGAGGGATGTTGGTGTACAGAAAGTACCTGGCTATAGTTGGGTTGAGGTGCAAAACAAGATTCATACGTTCTCAGTTGGGGATTGTTCCCATCCAGACAAAGAGAGAATATATGCCTTCTTAGAAGAGCTAGATCTAAAAATGAGGGAAGAGGGATACTTTTCTTCAACAAAACTGGTTCTACATGATGTGGAAGAGGAAGAGAAGGAGCATATGCTCAAGTATCACAGTGAAAAACTAGCTGTAGCTTTCGGAATTCTGACCATACCAGCTGGCAGACCAATCCGCGTCATGAAAAACTTGCGTGTGTGTGAAGACTGTCATAGTGCCATCAAGCACATATCAAAGATTGTTGGAAGGTTGATAATCTTAAGGGATTCTCACCGCTTTCACCACTTCAACGATGGCAGTTGTTCTTGTGGGGATTATTGGTAA
- the LOC123918351 gene encoding pentatricopeptide repeat-containing protein At4g02750-like, translated as MVLKNLIPYYMISSITTKFDHALQTIRGNHNLRQLHDCSFQVQHASPTPHKPQIIIDRDPHIVQYTKSISTHMRNGHCHLALRLFNDMPYRNLFSWNLMLAGYVKNRRLADARNLFDLMPQRDVVSWNTMLSGYVRSGCVDEAKLVFYNMPHKDSISWNGLLAVYVQNGRLEEARRLFELKSDWKLISWNCLMGGYVKRKMLGDARQLFDRMPVRDVISWNTMISGYAQDGDLSQARTLFEESPVRDVFTWTSMVYGYAQNGMLDEARRVFDEMPAKREMTYNVMIAGYVQYKEMDMARELFEAMTCRNVGSWNIMISGYGQNGNIAQARKLFDMMPQRDCVSWATIIASYAQTGHLEEAMDMLVEMKRDGESLNRSTFCCALSTCADMTSLVLGQQVHGQVVKTGYDNGCSVGNALLEMYCKCGSIGEAYNVFERIQQKDIISWNTMLAGYARHGFGRQALLMFDSMKISGFKPDEITMVGVLSACSHTGLTDRGTEYFYSMNKDYGITPNSKHYNCMIDLLGRAGRLGEAYNLMRNMPFEPDAATWGALLGASRIHGNTELGEKAAEMVFSMEPHNTGMYVLLSNLYAALGKWVDVGKLRLKMRQLGIQKIPGYSWVEVQNKIHTFTVGDCFHPEKDRIYAYIEELDLKLKREGHVSLVKLVLHDVEEEEKKQMLKYHSEKLAVAFGILTIPAGRPIRVMKNLRVCEDCHNAIKHISKLVGRLIILRDSHRFHYFSEGICSCGDYW; from the exons ATGGTATTGAAAAATTTGATCCCTTATTACATGATCTCATCAATCACGACAAAATTTGACCATGCCCTGCAAACAATACGCGGGAACCATAATCTGAGACAGTTACATGACTGCAGTTTTCAAGTTCAACATGCAAGCCCGACACCACACAAACCTCAAATCATCATAGACAGAGACCCACACATTGTGCAATACACCAAATCTATTTCTACTCACATGCGCAATGGCCACTGTCACTTGGCTCTCCGTCTCTTCAACGACATGCCTTACAGGAACTTGTTTTCTTGGAACTTAATGCTCGCCGGGTATGTCAAGAACCGCAGACTCGCTGATGCCCGCAACTTGTTTGATTTAATGCCTCAAAGGGATGTTGTTTCATGGAATACAATGTTATCCGGTTATGTCCGGAGTGGGTGTGTTGATGAGGCTAAACTAGTTTTTTATAACATGCCTCATAAGGATTCCATCTCTTGGAATGGATTGCTTGCAGTGTATGTTCAGAATGGGAGACTTGAGGAGGCTCGCCGGTTGTTTGAGTTGAAGTCGGACTGGAAATTGATTTCTTGGAATTGTTTGATGGGTGGGTATgtgaaaaggaaaatgttaggTGATGCTAGGCAGCTTTTCGACCGTATGCCTGTTAGGGATGTAATCTCTTGGAATACCATGATTTCGGGCTATGCCCAAGATGGAGATTTGTCACAAGCTAGGACATTGTTTGAGGAGTCTCCAGTGCGTGATGTTTTCACGTGGACATCAATGGTCTATGGATATGCGCAGAATGGAATGTTGGATGAAGCGAGAAGAGTTTTCGATGAAATGCCAGCAAAAAGAGAGATGACATACAATGTGATGATTGCGGGTTATGTGCAATACAAGGAAATGGATATGGCAAGGGAGTTGTTTGAGGCAATGACTTGCCGGAATGTAGGTTCGTGGAATATCATGATCAGCGGCTATGGTCAGAACGGCAACATTGCTCAAGCTAGGAAGTTGTTTGACATGATGCCTCAACGCGATTGTGTATCTTGGGCGACAATTATTGCTAGTTATGCTCAGACTGGTCACTTGGAAGAAGCTATGGACATGCTTGTGGAGATGAAGCGGGATGGAGAAAGTTTAAATAGATCTACATTTTGTTGTGCTTTGAGCACATGTGCTGATATGACTTCTTTGGTGTTAGGGCAACAAGTTCATGGACAGGTGGTGAAGACAGGGTATGACAATGGCTGCTCGGTGGGAAATGCACTTCTTGAGATGTATTGTAAATGTGGCAGCATAGGCGAAGCCTATAATGTGTTTGAAAGAATACAACAGAAAGATATCATCTCTTGGAACACAATGTTAGCTGGTTATGCTAGGCATGGATTTGGCAGACAGGCTTTATTGATGTTTGATTCAATGAAGATATCTGGTTTTAAACCTGACGAAATTACCATg GTTGGCGTTCTTTCGGCTTGCAGTCATACTGGCTTGACAGACAGGGGAACtgaatatttttattcaatGAATAAAGATTATGGTATAACACCAAATTCAAAACATTATAATTGCATGATTGATCTTCTTGGTAGAGCTGGCCGCTTGGGAGAAGCATACAACTTAATGAGAAACATGCCTTTTGAGCCAGACGCTGCAACATGGGGAGCTCTACTAGGTGCAAGCCGGATTCATGGCAATACTGAACTGGGTGAGAAGGCTGCTGAGATGGTTTTCAGTATGGAACCCCATAACACGGGAATGTATGTCCTTCTTTCAAATTTATATGCAGCTTTAGGTAAATGGGTTGATGTTGGTAAGCTTAGATTAAAAATGAGGCAACTTGGTATTCAGAAAATACCTGGGTATAGTTGGGTTGAGGTGCAAAACAAGATTCATACATTCACAGTTGGTGATTGTTTTCACCCAGAAAAGGATAGAATATATGCTTACATAGAAGAGTTAGATCTAAAACTGAAGCGTGAAGGGCATGTTTCTTTGGTAAAATTGGTTCTTCATGATGTGGAAGAGGAAGAGAAGAAGCAAATGCTTAAGTATCACAGTGAGAAATTAGCTGTGGCATTTGGAATTTTGACCATACCGGCTGGCAGACCAATACGTGTCATGAAAAACTTGCGGGTGTGTGAAGACTGTCATAATGCCATCAAACACATATCCAAACTTGTTGGAAGGTTGATAATCTTAAGGGATTCTCATCGCTTTCATTACTTCAGTGAGGGTATTTGCTCTTGTGGGGATTATTGGTGA
- the LOC123916336 gene encoding uncharacterized protein At5g39865: MGCVSSNLLNHEDELGQLTTSALGHHIVSLTSTTYGLLNTLDPTTTTTTPPPPSRFSIKPLRSEPPEIINSWELMEGLDTESFRFSPLPPSHKENSNPNRNPALKKPVSTLSDRFEKICPPNGEKKVVIYTTTLRGVRRTFEACNAVRAAFDAFGVQICERDVSMDSGFKEELRELLKGKEATVVPPRVFVKGFYIGGAEEMLKVVEEGLLGEVLQGLPRKVVGGVCEGCGDMRFLPCFRCNGSCKMVLHKQKQGNAVVVKCSDCNENGLVLCPLCS, encoded by the coding sequence ATGGGTTGCGTGTCTTCAAATCTGTTGAACCACGAAGACGAGTTAGGCCAACTCACCACCTCAGCACTCGGCCACCACATCGTCTCTCTAACTTCCACCACTTATGGCCTTCTCAACACCCTCGAtccaaccaccaccaccaccactccACCACCACCTTCTCGTTTCTCCATCAAACCCCTCCGCTCCGAACCACCTGAAATCATCAACTCTTGGGAACTCATGGAAGGTCTCGACACAGAAAGCTTCCGTTTCTCACCTTTACCACCCTCTCACAAAGAAAACTCCAACCCTAATCGAAACCCTGCTTTGAAAAAACCCGTTTCGACTCTCTCGGATCGGTTCGAGAAAATATGTCCACCTAACGGAGAGAAAAAAGTGGTGATCTACACGACCACGTTGAGAGGCGTTAGAAGAACGTTCGAGGCTTGCAATGCGGTGAGAGCGGCTTTTGATGCGTTTGGCGTGCAAATCTGTGAGCGTGACGTGTCGATGGATAGCGGGTTTAAAGAGGAACTGAGGGAACTTCTGAAGGGGAAGGAAGCTACGGTGGTTCCTCCGAGAGTGTTTGTAAAGGGTTTCTACATTGGTGGTGCTGAAGAGATGTTGAAGGTTGTGGAAGAGGGTTTGTTGGGAGAGGTTCTTCAAGGTTTGCCTAGAAAAGTGGTTGGTGGTGTTTGTGAGGGTTGTGGTGATATGAGATTCTTGCCTTGTTTTCGATGTAATGGAAGTTGCAAGATGGTTCTTCATAAACAGAAACAGGGGAATGCTGTTGTTGTTAAATGTAGTGATTGTAATGAAAATGGGTTAGTTCTGTGCCCACTTTGTAGTTGA